The Naumovozyma dairenensis CBS 421 chromosome 2, complete genome genome segment ACTTTTGCcttgatatttttatattcctTTTGTTTGGTGTCATTTTGTGACGTTTTCATCAACTTCGCGCCCTATGGAGCCAATGCAGGGCGCTATGGAAAGGGCTGCCATTGTGGCGCAATAACCCTAACACCCCTTATcgttctttctttcttttcacattgaaaaatttaaagggatctttttggaaaatatatagatcTATGGGAATAGCCGTTTTATAACTGCAGACAGTTGATTTTAGTGACTAAGCCATCGAAAGGGTcataatttatttctctTTGCCACTTTCACGTATAAAACtgagaaatatataactACAATTCCTTTCCACATCTTATTGTTGGCTAGCAAAAAAACAGCTCCAATAaactttaatatattcatctCATCGGGATTATTCACCGCTTACAAACATCCCACTTCTCCTTTTAGTAGAAGTATAAAGTTTCATTTTATATACATTTattcctttttttattgatgGACGGTACTGCAACAGAAACTTTCACACTATACCACATCGCATATCTAGTTTTCCAATCAGTGTTACAAGTTGTGATAATAGCTTTAGCGGGGTTTTGGAGTGCACATTCAGGTTTGTTGACTAAGCAAGCACAAAAGGTAATTTCAGCTATTAATATCGACCTTTTTACACCATGTTTGATTTTTAGTAAGTTAGCAAAATCATTGTCTATGGCGAGGATAATGGAAATCTCCATAATACCATTGTTTTTCGCATTGACTACTGCTATTTCTTACATTTCTGGTAAAATTATGGCTACAGTGTTAGAGTTGGATCGTGATGAAACAAATTTCGTTTTAGCAAATTCGATATTCGGTAACAGTAACTCTTTACCAGTATCTTTAACCTTATCTTTGGCATATACATTACCTAATTTGGTTTGGGATCAAATCCCTAATGATACAAGGGATAATGTGGCTTCAAGGGGTATATTATACCTTCTAATATTTCAGCAATTGGGTCAGATGTTAAGATGGAGTTGGGGTTATAATAAACTAATGAAATGGTCAGGTGAAAACATGCACCATATGCCGCAAACTCAAGTCAATGCACATTTAGAAGCTGTTGCTGCATCACAAGAAAACTCAAGAGAAACCTCCGTAAATCCTGATCCAGTAGACACTGATTTAGAGGATACTCAACCTGGTCCACAAGAAGCCTTTAGAAAGactattaataaattgacTGATTTATTTACAGTTATTCGTTCATATTTAAATCCACCATTATATTCCATGTTGATTTCAATCGGTGTTGCAGCTATTACGCCGCTTCAAAATGAACTATTTTACAATAATGGTTTTTTAAATAACACTTTTGGTGAAGCTGTCATCCAATTAGGTTCAGTTTCCATCCCTATGATTCTAATTGTGTTAGGTTCTAACTTATACCCATCAAGTGAAACATTCCCCAAGACGCACAATCATAAGAAGTTATTAATTGGTTCAATCGTAGGCCGTATGATTTTACCATCATGTTTTCTTCTCCCAATCATTACATGTGCAGTTAAGTATATCAACGTCAGTATATTAGATGATCCtatttttctaattgttgGTTTCTTATTGACGGTTAGTCCACCAGCTATTCAATTAACACAAATTActcaattaaatgaattttttgaGGCTGAAATGGCTGATATTTTATTCTGGAGTTACGTAGTTTTGAGTTTACCTGTTAGTATCATTGTCGTTTCTGCTTCTATTTGGGTTTTACAATGGGCAAATCCCCCATCCCTCCCACTATGAGACTCGTAAAtcaattcctttttttcctataattataatacaAGGTACTCTAAGattataaagataataagcAAAACTCTCATGGTCCCCATAGTAATTTTATCTATCCTTCAACGTTTCCCTGAAGCTTCGCAAACCCTTCGATAACTTCGAAcaattcctttttctttcgaattctatataattaaactatatcatatcatatatcAATACTAGAGTTCATATAAGTTTGTTCATTTTATTCGTTTTCCTTTCGATCGAAATACAAAGTATAGTATTTATAAACCACTAAATGAGGGAGGGACCCTTGTTTTCAGAATGTCGGTATATATTGATCCGGGACGCGTGCTTTGTTACAGAATATGAACAATGAAGCATCTCATAAGTCTAACTAAAGCAAGAGTCTGAAGATGCTTGATGTTATAGACGACAATCATCAGTAAAATCAAAACAGCTGTCTGAACTTGTCACCTGCGGATAAAGAAcgaatttattattcataCAACATCAgaacaatatattattatggtTGTTTGGCCGAGCGGTCTAAGGCGCCTGATTCaaggaaaataaataatctttgCCTGTAAAACATTACGGGAATACTCAGGTATCGTAAGATGCAAGAGTTCGAATCTCTTAGCAACCATATTTTTTAGGTACATTTTTGTGGTAATAAGGATTAGTGTAAGGATCACATTTAAAGTATTACGACCTGCCAGCACAACACCTTACTTACTGAGGttacatttatttttaacaTTATAATGAATGTTTACGAGGTAGTTCCCAGGTACATTCtctttcatctttcaaGAGCGCCTTAGCTGTAGTTTTCTTCGCTTGAAACTCTAAAAAGTTTTGTAGCATCATATTAAATCGCCATCGCAGCtcttcattaatattcATCTGCCAAGTACTTTAACATATGAAGGATAAGCGATCGATACTTCTGCTACATCAAATTTCCGTTCGAATAAAGCATGTCTGTAGGGGACATCGAGTATAAGAATATCAACGGGAGACTTATTGTAAAATCATACTTGAAAAGTCTGATAGTTATAGTTCtaagataaaataatattttatgcTATATATTGTACATGATTTGGTATCTATCTTCTTTTGGAATCCTTGATTAAAGATGCAAACCCTCCACGAACTTTCTTATTCGTTTTTGTCAATGCAACATTGGCAGATTTAGCACTAATAAAGCTTCCTGTCTCTTCgtctgatgatgaatcagAATCTGAGTCCGAATCTGAGCTAGAAGTTGAACTTGAGTCCGAATCTGATGAGCTATCGtctgatgatgaggaatcatttctttcatCGTTGTTTGGGGTGGTGGATTTACTTAAATTACTCTTCTTGCCTGATAGGGCCGATTCTTTCACGTCTGGGATACCTCTTGATACCAAAtcagataatgaatttaagGATGGTCTTAGAGAAGGAGGTAGTTTTTGAACAGGGCTTGACGCTTTTACTGCTGGTTGAGTGGGTTGAGTAGAAGTGATAGttgttgatttattgaaagaacCCTGTGCACTTGATATTTGGGTAGAAGAAGTAATTCCAGACCTCATAGAATTTGAATGTTCATGTTGTACAGTTGATTCCTTTGGGGTTGATTTTTTTGCAAGAGCCTCTTTTGGAGTATCAACAATCAGTCTCCTGGAATGAGCAGATTTGTTACTAGATGAGGAAGTTTCTTCATCGGAAGAgctttcatcatcagacGAAGCTGATGTATCTGAACTTGAATCAGAGTCCGATTCAGCTTTTCGCAGCTCCAACTGAGTACGTGTTTCTACTCCGCCTTCACGCACCGGTTTATCTGATCCTTGGTTCGTTTTCGAAAGCTCTACctccttcttttcttttctggATTCTTGTTCTTTAGTAGCTTCTTTTagtttctcttcttcttgtttcttcttctcttcaGCTTCTTTCCTCTTTTTCGATTCTGCTTccaatttcatcttcaattctttttcttcactGTTTCTCTTTgtttcatctaattttgCTTGCTTTTTAGCTGCAAGTTcaactttctttttcaaagcCTCCTCCTCTCtaagtttcttctttctttcagCTTCagctttcttctttaagatttcctcttctttcagcttcttctttctttcgGTCTcctcttttcttttcaacaTTTGCTCTTCCTTCGCCTTCTTCTTCGCTTCTAACTCTTGTGCTCTTTTCAACTTATTTGCCTCCCTTTCTTGCTTTTTTAATTCAGCTTTTTCTCGAGtagataatttattttcttctttttcttctttaggTTGGGCTGTAATCACTTCCATAGCTAATCgtaaatcatcatcactatATTCGTTCAATGAATCCTGAAGTTTAGTATTTGCAAGTTCAGGAACTTTTGTATTGGTATCCTTTACTGCTTCTTTCTTGTTATCTCCCTTAGTGGCGATAATCGAGCTTGATTGTTCTGCCAGTTCTTTCCTATCATCTGTTTTGATGGTTGTACTTGAAGATGATTGCTTTACAACTTCTTTTTTAAGGTCGGTCTTGGTCGCGATAGTTGAGCTTGATTCCTTTGATGGTGAAGATCGTGTACTTGACGATGCAGTAGTTTTGGGTTCAGAACTAGAAGCTTTAGAGTCTTTTGATTCTTCCATACTTTCATCTTcggaagaggaagaagaagaagacgaagaagagGCTGAActatcttcttcatcgcTCTCAATTACTTCAGGTGTTTGGTAATCTTTTAGCTTACCTGCAAACGTTCTTGGTTTGGTTTGGGAAAGATTTTCACGTGGGGAAGGCTTGTTAGATTTAGTGGTAGCAGTTAATTTATGATCAAGTAATGCAGTTAAGGACTTTCCAGCAAATGGATTCTTACCTGGTTTAGAAAGAGTGACGTTTCTATCATTCTCATCCtctgaagaagaggaagaagattcGCTTTCATCAGAGGAAGAAGCTGAGGAGGTTGGATCTGAATCTGAACCAGAAGATGTTTTTTTATCAACAATTGccttattttcaataatcttCTTAGTAGATGTTACAGATTGGGTAGGCtttttttctgtttcttGAGGTGACGCAAGTTTAATATCTTTGTGAGATCTGGAAATTGGaagttcttcttcttgtttcttaaatttgaattttccaACAGCAGTTGTGTTCTctatctttttctttggagTAGTATCGTTTTCATCGTCAGTAGATTCTTCGTCAGTTGAAAATTCTAaagttttcattttgttaCCTTTTGCAACTGGAATTGGTTCCATTTCAACTTTCGATTTTTTAGGTTGGgtatttattgaagaagaaccaGATACACTTTTAGTTAAAGGTTTCTTTACAATAGCATTCTCTTTCGATTCTTCATTAACTCTTTTTTTcgaattcatttttatttcgGCTGCATTTAGGGTGGTTCCTATGGATGAAATACTATCCTGTTTCTTCACATCCTTCTCTCCGGAGATATTTTTCggttttaatttatcaactTGTACAGAAGACGTTTGAGATTCCTTAATAACGTCTTTCAAGGTTGGAGATTTTCTACCAGGTTgttctttgattttcttgTCATGTTGCTCCAATTTCTTTGCCGATGAAGATGGTTCGGGTATAAAGTTAtcaatcattttcaataattctgTCTTTTCATTAGGGCTGAAGTCTCCGTCGGCTTTCTCAGAGGTGTTATCAATTAGTTCAGATGCCTCATCCTCATTATctatttcaatatcttgGATTGCTTCTGTATTATCAAAGGTTGCATTAGGTTGACCAATAGCAGAAATCTTATGTTGATCTTCTGGGATctccttcttttcttgttcttcatcttcgtcatcatcaGGAAAGCTACTTATCCTTTTCAagtcttcttcttgatacTGTTGAGACGAAATACGTGTTGCCTTATTATTGACTTTTGTTTGCAATGAAGTTTTCCTTTGTGGCGGAGATGTAGCTTTGACAGTTGTTTCTTTAGAgattaaattatcaaataatttattaggTTTAGTGTTGTAGGCGTGGTTCTCTTCAAgttcttcttcataatCTTCATTCAAATCAGTAGCCATATCGGAATTTCGTTCAGAATATGGTTTCTTCATTGGAATTCTATCGGATTTTGCAGGTAAGATAGAAGCAGGACTGGATGGACCTTCATGTAATTCTTTCTCCACTTCTGAAATTTTTGGTTCTGGAATTGTTAACATTCCTGAAGTTATTCTTGGCGAGGAGACTGGGGGTTGTTCTTGTCTTTTCATAGCGGTTTGTTTGGATCCAGAGAAAATTAGTCCATTCCCATTCGAATTCCCATAATTTTCAGATAGAACTCTTTGTCCTGTTAATGTAACTCTATTTGGAGTCATGGTAGAACGTCCTGGGGTACCAGATAAAAttctttgttgttttgatttatcTGGATCGACCATTTCGGATCTAGAGACAGTATCTTCTTCTATAACGGTGGATTTGATCTTTTTAGTAGTATCCATACCAGAACTAATGCGGATAGGTGGTGATTGAGGTTGATTTGGTGGAGGTAAAAACGACCTTTCACTGAAATCATCATTCTCATCATCTGAATTATTTGAGATCTTAGTCATTCCAGAAGGTGGATATATTTGACGGGCCAAAGGCGTTGATATTCTTAAAGCTGATGTACCATTAATTGAAGGTCTGATTCCAGAAGACGTTGCTGAACGCTTTTTCCCGATGTTCAGTGTACCATTAGAATGAGATTGAATATTGTTACCGAGTGGAAGGTGGTTAGTCTGTTGAGAAACACCATCATTaagttttcttcttttataatTTCTATATAAGGAAGTACTGGCTTGATCATCTGTATTTAACTCATTTTTGAGAATCACACGAACAGTGTTTTCAATGTTGAAGATATCTTTCACTATAAAATCTGGGTCAAGATCACAACCGCTAATGTCTTGTAGACTCAAGATTTCTACTTCGTTAGCCACAGAGGGATACATTTTTTCGCATTTACTTAAGATTTCTTCTGATAgatcaaataatgaattagatGGTTTCGTGAAATgtaaaaatttctttattttggATTGACCTATGAAATTTGGACGTATCATTGATGTATTTGTCATATTTGGATTTATAAACTGCATCGATGTTTCAACACCGTTCATCATTGTATTTGGTAACACATTAGATCTATTGTGTATGGTTTGAGATGATTCATTTGGGTTAGTTGGAACGTTCATTTGTATAAATGCATCTTTGGCACTCGGTGGTATTAAAACCACTTGCAGTTTATACATTACGAAAAGGTGCCTATGACAGTGAAAAAATTCTCAATTATGATCTTTTTGCTTGTtcgtttttgttttttttttttgaaagtaCTGTCGTTACTTATTATTTACCATTAAAGCTAAATAAGATTGGATTTATTGTTTCATTCATCCATCTTAGATTTTTAGCTtcttaaattttcaatattttcgTGGCGCGCGACACAATGTATATAGCGTCACAATTTAAATAAGTATGTCACTTAGAGCATATTTATAGTCATTGCCATACACAACAGGACAATGGAGTGTTATTAGGCATTGAAATGAGTGTTTAAGAAAGCCAGACATGACCTGGGtagttgtttttttttggcagttctaaatttgaaatatctgTCAGTTGTTGGACCGAAACCAGAACCCAAGTATATCCAAGTAATAAAGAAGTACATGATTCCGTTGTTCTACTTCTTAGTAGtgagaaatatattaaagttAGTCAGCATAGGAATTCAGGTTGATCAAGGttagtttttctttatttcaTGCAAGTTATTGGGGAAAAAAATAGGTTAGATTTCCCAAAAATGGATTTAAagtatttctttttaaaagatattgaGGGTAAACTGGAGGcgaaatataaacaaaatacTGTGCAACTAttgatttttatttatgATTTTCTAATACGTCATTTTTATAAAACCCAAGAAAAATATCCTGATCATCAAAGTTAcagtttctttttattagttaataaaaatatcattatatgTCCCCTACTAAGAATAATTTACgaaattgatttattatagttatttaatatttaaGGTATTCTTTGCactcttcttttcttgttggACTTTAGATACTTTCCCAGTCTTAAATTTAACTCGCCTTGGAATCCCAGCTTTTGTTTGTagatcaaataattcataaTCATCTGTTACCCATTTAAAATGACTGTTGAAGTTGCTAATTAACTGCTCTGTAGCAGGGACAGAAGGCTTCGGTATCGTTCTCAATACGTTATAGGTGTATGCATCGGATTTTGTTGGAGGGGCTAATAGCGAACCCGAGGCGTTCATTGCATGTGGAGAAGATTCCCTCGTTGTCGAAGTTTTTTGTTCGAAAATTTCACTAGTTTCTGAGTCATTTATCTTTGATGAATGactttcatcttcagatACGACATGACTTATGGTTCGTCTGCATTTCTTCTcataatctttcaaaacttgctctatattctttttattcCTGACAATATGGGCCTTCAATACTGAGATAGAAATAAAACTTTTATACGATGCTTCTGGTTCCATGTCCATATGGCTCTTCAAATTAGTATTTAAGTGGCTCCAGAACTCATCTAAGTCGACGTCGTCCCAATTAATGttcaattcattcaatgattcTTCTAACATGTCTTTCTTCATATGATTCATAAATCTTTTGTCATTACGGAAGTAATCTTCCCAATTATTATGCTGAGGCTTATCCTTGCTATAAGTATTACAATGATTTTCATAAATGTAAGAAATAATCTTCATAATATCGAAATTTCCATCTGATTTCCATAAGTAAAAAGAGTTGCAAACCTCGTTATATtccaaaacaaaaaatggGAATCGTAAGCCTTCCATTGAACAtgtcaatttcaaattctctGTAATAGTCTCCGATGAAGTAAATTGAACGTAGTATGTGTCTTGAATAGAATGTAAATAATCTATCAAATCACTAACTCTtttaaattgattttgaCAAACTAGTCTCACTTTTGGATGGTCTTTACCGccatataaataaattgtCTCAGATGAAgtcatttcttcttcccGGTTACTGCTTTCTTATGTAATTTTCGTTTTC includes the following:
- the NDAI0B04930 gene encoding uncharacterized protein (similar to Saccharomyces cerevisiae YBR287W; ancestral locus Anc_1.296), translating into MDGTATETFTLYHIAYLVFQSVLQVVIIALAGFWSAHSGLLTKQAQKVISAINIDLFTPCLIFSKLAKSLSMARIMEISIIPLFFALTTAISYISGKIMATVLELDRDETNFVLANSIFGNSNSLPVSLTLSLAYTLPNLVWDQIPNDTRDNVASRGILYLLIFQQLGQMLRWSWGYNKLMKWSGENMHHMPQTQVNAHLEAVAASQENSRETSVNPDPVDTDLEDTQPGPQEAFRKTINKLTDLFTVIRSYLNPPLYSMLISIGVAAITPLQNELFYNNGFLNNTFGEAVIQLGSVSIPMILIVLGSNLYPSSETFPKTHNHKKLLIGSIVGRMILPSCFLLPIITCAVKYINVSILDDPIFLIVGFLLTVSPPAIQLTQITQLNEFFEAEMADILFWSYVVLSLPVSIIVVSASIWVLQWANPPSLPL
- the TOF2 gene encoding Tof2p (similar to Saccharomyces cerevisiae NET1 (YJL076W) and TOF2 (YKR010C); ancestral locus Anc_1.294), which encodes MYKLQVVLIPPSAKDAFIQMNVPTNPNESSQTIHNRSNVLPNTMMNGVETSMQFINPNMTNTSMIRPNFIGQSKIKKFLHFTKPSNSLFDLSEEILSKCEKMYPSVANEVEILSLQDISGCDLDPDFIVKDIFNIENTVRVILKNELNTDDQASTSLYRNYKRRKLNDGVSQQTNHLPLGNNIQSHSNGTLNIGKKRSATSSGIRPSINGTSALRISTPLARQIYPPSGMTKISNNSDDENDDFSERSFLPPPNQPQSPPIRISSGMDTTKKIKSTVIEEDTVSRSEMVDPDKSKQQRILSGTPGRSTMTPNRVTLTGQRVLSENYGNSNGNGLIFSGSKQTAMKRQEQPPVSSPRITSGMLTIPEPKISEVEKELHEGPSSPASILPAKSDRIPMKKPYSERNSDMATDLNEDYEEELEENHAYNTKPNKLFDNLISKETTVKATSPPQRKTSLQTKVNNKATRISSQQYQEEDLKRISSFPDDDEDEEQEKKEIPEDQHKISAIGQPNATFDNTEAIQDIEIDNEDEASELIDNTSEKADGDFSPNEKTELLKMIDNFIPEPSSSAKKLEQHDKKIKEQPGRKSPTLKDVIKESQTSSVQVDKLKPKNISGEKDVKKQDSISSIGTTLNAAEIKMNSKKRVNEESKENAIVKKPLTKSVSGSSSINTQPKKSKVEMEPIPVAKGNKMKTLEFSTDEESTDDENDTTPKKKIENTTAVGKFKFKKQEEELPISRSHKDIKLASPQETEKKPTQSVTSTKKIIENKAIVDKKTSSGSDSDPTSSASSSDESESSSSSSEDENDRNVTLSKPGKNPFAGKSLTALLDHKLTATTKSNKPSPRENLSQTKPRTFAGKLKDYQTPEVIESDEEDSSASSSSSSSSSSEDESMEESKDSKASSSEPKTTASSSTRSSPSKESSSTIATKTDLKKEVVKQSSSSTTIKTDDRKELAEQSSSIIATKGDNKKEAVKDTNTKVPELANTKLQDSLNEYSDDDLRLAMEVITAQPKEEKEENKLSTREKAELKKQEREANKLKRAQELEAKKKAKEEQMLKRKEETERKKKLKEEEILKKKAEAERKKKLREEEALKKKVELAAKKQAKLDETKRNSEEKELKMKLEAESKKRKEAEEKKKQEEEKLKEATKEQESRKEKKEVELSKTNQGSDKPVREGGVETRTQLELRKAESDSDSSSDTSASSDDESSSDEETSSSSNKSAHSRRLIVDTPKEALAKKSTPKESTVQHEHSNSMRSGITSSTQISSAQGSFNKSTTITSTQPTQPAVKASSPVQKLPPSLRPSLNSLSDLVSRGIPDVKESALSGKKSNLSKSTTPNNDERNDSSSSDDSSSDSDSSSTSSSDSDSDSDSSSDEETGSFISAKSANVALTKTNKKVRGGFASLIKDSKRR
- the FPT1 gene encoding chromatin-associated RNAPIII regulator FPT1 (similar to Saccharomyces cerevisiae YKR011C; ancestral locus Anc_1.293), yielding MTSSETIYLYGGKDHPKVRLVCQNQFKRVSDLIDYLHSIQDTYYVQFTSSETITENLKLTCSMEGLRFPFFVLEYNEVCNSFYLWKSDGNFDIMKIISYIYENHCNTYSKDKPQHNNWEDYFRNDKRFMNHMKKDMLEESLNELNINWDDVDLDEFWSHLNTNLKSHMDMEPEASYKSFISISVLKAHIVRNKKNIEQVLKDYEKKCRRTISHVVSEDESHSSKINDSETSEIFEQKTSTTRESSPHAMNASGSLLAPPTKSDAYTYNVLRTIPKPSVPATEQLISNFNSHFKWVTDDYELFDLQTKAGIPRRVKFKTGKVSKVQQEKKSAKNTLNIK